The Cellulosimicrobium cellulans genome contains the following window.
TCGACGCCGCCCTGCTCGCGGATCGGCAGGATCGAGCGGACGAGGTGCTGGCGGTACCCCATGCGGCCGGTCACGCCGTTCATCGCGATCCGCAGGGTTCGGGTGGTGGTCATCGAGGACTCCGTCGTCGGTCGGGCGCCCGGCGGGCTGCCGGACGCGGAATGCGCTTTCCGCGAGCGTAGGGGAACCGTTTTCCCGCGTCAACAGGGAGGCGTCAGAGCAAGGGTGTGGACTCCCGGAGCACGACCTCGCCCCGGACCACGACCCGCTGCGGCGCGGCCTCGTCGTCGGGCGCCGCGAGCGCGAGCGCCAGGGCCCGCTCCCCGACCTCGGCGAGCGGGATGCGGACCGTCGTCAGTCCCGGCGTGACGTCGCGCAGGGTCACGATGTCGTCGAACCCCGCGACGGCGACGTCCTCGGGGACGCGCAGGCCCGCCTCGCGCGCCGCGGCCATCGCCCCGACGGCCATGACGTCGTTCACCGCGAAGACGGCGACGGGCGGGGTGCCCGTGCCGCGGAGACCCTGCCCCACGCGGTCGAGCAGCTCGCACATCCCACCGTGGCCGCCGTCGCGCGTGAACGGGCACTCGACGACCGCGTCCGCGGCGACGGGCGAGCCCAGCGCGGACAGCGCCTCGGTGAAGCCGCGCGCCCGGTCGAGCGCGGTGCGGTGGCCCCCCGGCCCGGCGAGCACCCCGAACGCGCGGTAGCCCAGGCCGTGCAGGGCGCGCGCGAGGTCCGCGGCGCCCTCGGCGTTGGCGATCTCCACCGCGGGCAGGTCGCCGAGCGGCTGGCCCACGAGGGAGACCCCGCCCCCCGACGCGCGGTAGCGCTCGAGCGCGCCCCGCAGCGCGCCGTCGGCGTCCTCCGCGAGCCGACCGCCGCCCAGCACGACCGCCCGCGCCCGCTGCCGGTCCATGAGCTCGACGAACGCGCGCTCGCGCTCCGGCGAGTGGCGTGTGCTCGTCAGGGTGACGATGAGCCCGTCGCGGTCGGCCGCGTCGGCGACCCCCGCCGCGAGGGACGAGAAGTACGGGTCCGCGATGTCGTGCACTACGAGGCCCACGCTCGTCGTGCGACCGCGCGCCATGGCCTGCGCGCTCGGGTCCGGTGAGTAGCCCAGCCGACGGGCCGACGCGAGCACCCGCTCCCGGAGGTCGGGGCGCACCGTGCGGTTCGCGCTCCCGTTGATCGCGCGGGAGGCGGTCGCGAGGGAGACGCCGGCGTCGCGCGCGACCTCGCTCAGAGTGGGTCCGGGCACGGACCCAGGCTAGCGGGACCGCTCCCGCAGCCCGGGTGGGCCGCGCCCGGAGCGGCTACGTTCGACGAGACCGCCACCCCCCGCACCACCGACGAGCCGCAGGAGGACCCCATGACGTCTGACGACGCAGCGCCCACGCCCCGCACGACGACGCTCCTCGCCCGGGCGCTCGCGCTCGGCGTGGCCGCGGGGTCGCGCAGCAGCCTCGGTGTCGCGGCGCCGGTGCTCGGCGGCTGGGTCGGAGGTCGGGCTCGCGGGTCGGGCGACGGCCCGGGTGCTCTCGGCGTCCTCGTACGCGGTACGGCCGCTGCCGGGGTCGCGGGCGAGCTGGTCGGCGACAAGCTTCCGCAGACGCCGAGCCGCCTCGACCCGCCCGGGCCGGTGTTCCGCCTCGCGAGCGGGGCGCTGGGCGGAGTCCTGCTGGCCCGGCGCCGCACGGGTCCCGCGGGCGTCGTCGCCGCCGCGGTCGCGGGCGCGGCGGGGGCCGCCGTCGGGACGTGGGGCGGTGCGGCGTGGCGACGCCTCGCCGTCGGTTCGCGCCCCGACTGGCCGGGCGCCGTCGCGGAGGACGCCGTCGCGCTCACCCTCGCGGCGCTGGCGGTGCGGCGCTGACGACCCGCCGAACCCGGGGTCGCCGGTCACGGTCGAGCCCGGGTGACCCGAGATCCCGGGTTCGGCGCGACGGAGATCGTGCGCCGTCGCTCAGGCGTCCGGGATGCTCGTCACCGTCGTGAGCAGGAACGCGGAGTCCTCGATCGCGCCCACGGCGTGCCGCTCGTGCGTGAGGACGCGCAGCTCGCCGGTGCCCAGCTCGACGTCGCCCTCGCCGAGCGCCGTGACGCGGACGCGACCGCGCAGCACCTGGATCGACGCCGCGGGCGGGGAGTTGTGCTCCCCGAGCTCGACGCCCGCGCGCAGCGCGAGGATCGTCTGACGCAGGGGACCGTCGTGCAGCACGACCTCGGCGCTGCGCCCGTTCGGGGCGGTCCGGGCGTGGGTGAGGTGCGCGTCGGTGAGAAGGTCGACGTTCGTCATCGGGGCTCCGACCTGTCGGGGGAGCTCCATCATGCCGCGCCCGGCGTCGCGGTGCCCGTCCCGGTGGCGCGGTGCCCGTCCCAGTAGCGCGCCGTGGTGGTGATCCGCGGCGCCGTCGGGAAGAGTGACGGTCATGCAGGTCGTCTCCGGATTCTTCATCGGGCTCGTCGGCGTCGTCTCCACGGTGGTCATGCTCGTGCTCCTCGCGGCGACGGCACGCCGTGTCATGGGGGCCGCGGTCGGCTGGATCCGTTCCGCCGTGGTGGCGCTCGCGATGCTCACCGTCACGTCGTGGGTGCTCACCAACGGCCTGCTCGACGTCGGCTGGTCGCGCCCGGACGGGACGCTCACCGTCGCGCCCGGCGTCGCGCTCGTGGCGATCGTCCTCGCGTTCGCCTGGGCGTTCGTGCTGGGGCTGTGCGTCCTGCTCGTGCTCGAGCTGCTGATACCGACCGGCTCGGTGCCCGGCCCGTGGCGCGCGCTGCGGGGACTGCGCCAGGGGCGTCGCGAGACCCGGCGGTACGCGCAGATCCTCGCGATCGGCGTCCGGCACGGCCTCGGCGGGGCGCTCACGCGCGGCGCGCGGCAGCCCGACGGGTCCCGGCTCTCGCGCACCGACCAGCGCCGCCAGGCCGCCGCGCTGCGCGACGCCCTCAGCGACGCGGGCGTGACGTTCGTGAAGTTCGGCCAGGTCCTGTCGACGCGCCGCGACCTGCTCCCCGCCACGTTCGCCGACGCCCTGGCCACGCTCCAGAGCGAGGTCCCGCCCGCGCCGTGGCCGCAGGTCGAGGCTGCCGTCGTCGACGCGCTCGGGCAGCCGATCGACGAGGCGTTCGCGGAGTTCTCGCCCGAGCCGCTCGCGTCGGCGTCGGTCGGGCAGGTGCACGCGGCGCGCCTGCTCGACGGGCGGGACGTCGTGGTCAAGGTCCAGCGCCCCGGGGCGCGGGCACAGGTCGAGACGGACCTGGCGATCCTCGGTCGGCTCGCGCGCCGCATCGAGCGCGACACCGCGTGGGGGCGCTCGCTCGGCGTCGTCGACCTCGCGGACGGCTTCGCGGCCTCGCTGCGCGAGGAGCTCGACTACACCGTCGAGCTGGAGAACACGCTCGCGCTGCGCGCCGCGCTCGCGCGGGGTGCTGTGGGGGAACCGCTGCCGGACGCCGACGGCGCCGAGCCGACCGCAGGGCCGCGCGTCCGCGTCCCCGAGGTCTACCCCGAGCTCTCCGGCACGACGCTGCTCGTCATGGAACGGCTCGACGGCGTCCCCGTCGGCCGTGCCGCGGACGTCCTCGCGGGCCTGGACGACGCCGTGCGCGCCGACCTCGCGTCCCGGCTCCTCACCGCGACGCTCGAGCAGGTGCTCGTCGCGGGCACGTTCCACGCCGACCTGCACCCCGGCAACGTGCTCGTCACCGACGACGGTCGCCTCGGCCTGCTCGACATGGGCTCCGTCGGACGCCTCGGCGAGCCCGAGCGCCTGGCGCTCGCGGCCGTGCTGCTCGCGGTCGACGCCGACGACGCCGTCGCCGCGACCGACGCCCTGCTCGAGCTGCTCGACGCCCCGGCGGACCTCGACGTACGCCGCCTGGAGCGCGCTGTCGGGCAGGTGATCGTGCGGTTCCGCGGCGCCGGCGCGAGCGGCGCGATGTTCACCGCGCTGTTCCGGCTCGTCACCGACGCGGGGCTCGCCGTCCCCTCGCAGGTCGCCGCCGCGTTCCGCACGTTCACGTCGCTCGAGGGGACGCTGCGCCTCATCGACCCCGGGTTCGACCTCGTCGCCGGGGCCCGTGCGACCGCGCAGCCGCTCGTGCGGCGCGTCGTCACGCCGGAGGGCCTGCGCGAGCGCGCGACGAGCCTCTTCCTCGGCCTCGCGCCCGAGCTCGAACGGCTCCCGCGGCGCCTCGCCAAGATCACGAGCGACGTCGAGGCCGGGCGGCTCACCGTCAACGTCCGGTCGTTCGCCCACCCCGACGACCGCGCGTTCGTCACCGGCCTCGTGCAGCAGGTCGTGTCCACCGTCATCGCCGCCGCAGCCGTCGTGGCGGCCGTCGTGCTGGTCTCCGCGGACTCCGGACCCGAGCTCGTCGAGGGCCTGCGCCTCTTCGCCGTCCTCGGCGCGGCGCTGGGGTTCGTCGGGACCGTGCTCGCGGTGCGCGTCCTCGTCTTCGCGTTCCGGGGCGCGGCGACGGGAGGCCGCCGGCCCTGACGCTCAGGCCGCGGGCGTGGCGTGCATGCTCGCGTACGTCCCGCCGGCGGCGACGAGCTCGTCGTGGCTGCCGACCTCGACGACGCGGCCGTGGTCCATGACGACGATGCGGTCGGCGCCGCGGACGGTGGAGAGTCGGTGCGCGACGACGAACGTCGTGCGCCCGCGCATGAGCCGCCCGAGCGCCTCCTGCACGAGTCGTTCTGACGTGGTGTCGAGCGCGGACGTCGCCTCGTCGAGGACGAGCACGCGCGGGTCGCGCACGAGGGCGCGGGCGATGGCGAGGCGCTGGCGCTGTCCGCCGGAGAGGCGCCCGCCGCGCTGGCCGATCACGGCGTCGAGGCCGCCCATCTCGGTGACGAAGTCCCACGCGTTCGCGTCGCGCAGGGCCCGCTCGACGGCGGCGTCGGTGAGGTCGGGGCTGCCGTAGGTGACGTTGTCGCGGACGGACCCCTCGAAGAGGATCGACTCCTGCGGCACGACGGCGAGGAACCGGCGGTAGGAGCGCAGGTCGACCGTCGCGGTGTCGACACCGTCGACCAGGACGCGCCCCGACGTCGGCGCGAGGAACCCGATGACCATGTTGAGCACGGTCGACTTGCCCGACCCCGAGGCCCCGACCAGGGCGACGGTCTCGCCGGGCCGTGCCGTCAGGGAGAGGTGGTCGACCGCGAGGGCGGGCTCCTCGCCCGGGGCGGGGACGTCGTCGTACGCGAACGTGACGTCCTCGAACGCGACGCGGCCCTCGACGTGGTCGAGGACGCGCTTGCCGGCGTTGCGCTCGACGTCGGGCTCGCCCAGCACCTCGCCCATGGACCGCACGGACTCCAGGCCCTTCGTGATGATCGGCGCGAGGCTCAGCAGCCCCGTCACGGACGCGGTGAGCGTGACGAAGTAGCTCGACAGCATGACGACGTCGCCGGGGGACACCGCGAACGTCTGCGTCCACGCGACCCACGCCGCGCCGACGAGCCCCGCGACGGAGAGCACCTGGAACACGATCCAGGACAGCGCGCCGAACCGGCCGTTGACGACGTCGAGCCGGATCCCGGCCTCGCGCACGCGGTGCAGCACCGAGCCCATGCGGTCGAGCTCGCGCTCCTCGAGCGCGTGCGCGCGGGTCACGGGGATGAGGTGCGTCATCTCGGCGACGCGCGCCGACATGTTCTCCACCTCCGCCCGGAACGCCGCGTTGCGGGTGGTCATGCGGCGGCGCATCGCGACGACGAGCCATGCTGCGGCGGGCACCGTGAGGGCGAAGACCACGAGGAACTCCGGGACGCGCACGGCCGTGAGCACGACCGCCCCGACGAGCGTCGTGAGCGCGGCCATGCCGGAGTCGAACGTGGTGCGCGACGCCTCGACGACGTTCTCGACGTCGCGCACGATCTTGGCCTGGAGCACGCCCGCGCTCACGCGGCGGTGGTAGCCGATCGAGAGCTCCTGGAGCCGGCGCGAGAGCGCCATGCGCAGCCCGTTCTCGACCGTGCGCACGGCTGTCGAGAGCCACCGCACGTAGAGCGTGTGCAGCGGGAGGTTCTGCGCGACGACGGCGAGCATGATCGCGCCCGTGATCCACAGCTCCCGCAGCGGCCGGTGCTCGACGACGACGTCGATGACCGTCGCGGTGAGCGCCGGGATCACCCACACGGGCGAGTGCTTGACGGCGAACGCGAGCGCCGCGGCGGCGAGCCGCCCGCGCTGGGGCGCGAAGAGCCGGGTGACGGTGCGGACGGGTCGGGAGCCGTCGTAGGTGTCCTCGATCTGCACGTGCTACATCGTCCACCTCCGGGGCGGGCGGCGTCGAATCGTTTCGAGGGGCGAAACCCTCAGCCGTCGTGGGTGCCCGAGGGGTGCGTCGCGTCCGGGGGCCGGACGACCGTGACCGGGCAGTGCGCGTACTCCACTGCGTGCCGGCTCACGGACCCGAGCAGGAGCCGGTCGAACCCGCCGACGCCACGGTTGCCGAGCACGAGCCGCTCCGCGTGCGACGACGCCTCGATGATCCCCTTCGCCGCGTGCACGTGCTTCACGCTGCGCACCACGCGGTCGTCGGGCAGGTCGACGGCCGCGGCCTCGAGCGTGGCGTCGAGCTTCTGGGAGGCGAACTTCTCGTAGTCGTCGATCGGCGGCGTCCACCCCCACGAGTCGGGGAGCGGCGCGAGCGACACGATCTGCCAGTAGAACAGGGCCTCGAGCGTCGCGCCCGTGCGCCGCGCGACGTCCGCGCCGTGCCGCAGCGCCTGGACCGACGTGGACGACCCGTCGACCCCGACCACGACAGGCCGGGCGTGGTCGTGCCGCACGTCGGGCGTGCCGCGCACCACGGTCACCGGGACCGTCGCGTGCTGCACGACGGCGGTCGGCACCGACCCGAGGACCATGCGCCCCAGGCGGCCCCGACCGCAGCGCCCGACGACGAGCAGGTCCGCGTCGTCGCCGTCGCCCGGGTCGGGCCGCACGTCGTCCTGGACGGGCTGGGCGGTCCCGGGCTGGGCGAGGGCGAGCAGGACCGCCGCGGGGCTGCCGCGCTCGGCGAGAGCCGTGGCCGTCACCGCGTCCGCGGCGAGGCCCGTGCGTGCTCGCGCGGCGTCCAGCCACTCCTGGACCAGCGCCCGCTTCTCGTCGGCCGCCGCGTCGGGGCCGTCGCTCGGACCCTGCCGCGACTCGAACGCGAGCGCGGCCGTGAGCGGCACGCTCCGGTCCGCCGCCTCGCGCAGCGCCCAGTCGAGCGCGCCGCCGGACTCCTCCGACCCGTCCACACCGACGATCACGCCGCGCATCCCGCCACCTCCGCCCGGTCGGCCGACCGCGTCCGCCGTCGGCGTGCTGTCCCGACGCCGTCGCCCGGCGCCGGTCGTGACACGACCCTAGGCCGCGAGGCCGCGCTCCGCCCGGGACGGCCGTCCCGGATCGACGGACGAGGGTCCCTGGGCGGTCGCCGAACCCGGGGTTGGACGTCGCCCCGAGCGCCGGGTGCCGCGCAACCCCGGGTTCGGCGGCGTGGACGACTCGCAACCCCGGGTTCGGCGTCGGGCCGATCGGGGTGTCAGAACCGCGGCTCGGGCTCGTCCTGGAGGATGTTGCGCAGCGGGCGGGTCACGACGTCCACCCGCGCGAGCAGGTCGGCCGGACCCGAGACGACGAGCGCTCGGTCGTCCAGCGGGACGTACACCGCCGCGTGCTCGCGCACGGTGACGTGCAGGCACGGGCGCGCCTCGCCGTCGACCCCGAACGTGGTGCGCGTGACCGGCGCGACGTCGACCTCCTCGACGATCGCGCGCATCGCCGCGCGGTACTCCTGGTAGGAGTCGAGGAAGTCGTCGTCGCCCGGGGTGTCGGAGTGCAGCGGCGCGGCGAGCGCCCCGCTGAGGGCGGTGCGGACGATGTCCTCCGCCTGCTCGTCGTGCGCGGCCAGGACGCGCAGCGTCTCGAGGTCGAGCGTCTCGCCGGTGAACGACACGTAGGAGCGCAGGAACCGCTCCTCCGCCGGGTCGTGGGCGCCGTGCCCGGCACCGGTCAGCGTCTCCTCGTCGAGGTCGAGGCCCCACGTCAACGGGTCGTCCACCTCGGCGACGACGCCGGAGAACCGGGCGACGACCTGCTCCCACGTGGCGGGCGCGCTCGCGGACGGCGCGTCGCGCTCGTCGGCTCCCGGCGCGGCGGGGTCCTCGGGCTGCTGGTCCGGCTGGTGCATCGCTCTCGCCACCCTTCTGGCCGTCCGTGCGGGGCGCACTCCCGAGCCTGCACGGGGTGCGCGCCGCGGTCAACGTGCCGCGCGCGTGTCGGGCCGGGTGATCTGCCCACGACGGCGTCCGGCGGCCCCGCAGGTCACGGCCCGACCCCTCTTTCACGCCCCTGGCGAACAACGGCATACGGAGGGGGTGCGGCTCGTTCGAACCGCATAGAGTCAATGCGGTCAGGCTTGTACCCGTCGTCCGGCGGGCAGGTGTACGCCGCTCACGAGGAGCAGCACATGTTCGAGAGATTCACAGACCGAGCCCGTCGGGTCGTCGTCCTTGCCCAAGAAGAGGCACGGATGCTCAACCACAACTACATCGGCACCGAGCACATCCTCCTCGGCCTCATCCACGAGGGCGAGGGTGTCGCGGCCAAGGCGCTGGAGTCCCTCGGGATCTCCCTCGACGGCGTCCGCACCCAGGTGACCGAGATCATCGGCGAGGGCCAGCAGGCCCCGAGCGGGCACATCCCGTTCACGCCGCGCGCCAAGAAGGTGCTCGAGCTGTCGCTGCGCGAGGCGCTGCAGCTCGGCCACAACTACATCGGCACCGAGCACATCCTGCTCGGCCTCATCCGTGAGGGCGAGGGCGTCGCGGCCCAGGTCCTGACCAAGATGGGCGCCGACCTCAACAAGGTGCGCCAGCAGGTCATCCAGCTCCTGTCCGGCTACCAGGGCAAGGAGCCCGTCGCCGCGGGCGGCCCCGCCGAGGGCCAGCCGTCCGGCTCGGCCGTGCTCGACCAGTTCGGGCGCAACCTCACCCAGGCCGCGCGCGAGGGCAAGCTCGACCCGGTCATCGGGCGCAACCTCGAGATCGAGCGCGTCATGCAGGTGCTCAGCCGCCGCACCAAGAACAACCCGGTGCTGATCGGTGAGCCGGGCGTCGGCAAGACCGCCGTCGTCGAGGGTCTGGCGCAGGACATCGTGCGCGGCGACGTGCCC
Protein-coding sequences here:
- a CDS encoding ABC1 kinase family protein; this translates as MQVVSGFFIGLVGVVSTVVMLVLLAATARRVMGAAVGWIRSAVVALAMLTVTSWVLTNGLLDVGWSRPDGTLTVAPGVALVAIVLAFAWAFVLGLCVLLVLELLIPTGSVPGPWRALRGLRQGRRETRRYAQILAIGVRHGLGGALTRGARQPDGSRLSRTDQRRQAAALRDALSDAGVTFVKFGQVLSTRRDLLPATFADALATLQSEVPPAPWPQVEAAVVDALGQPIDEAFAEFSPEPLASASVGQVHAARLLDGRDVVVKVQRPGARAQVETDLAILGRLARRIERDTAWGRSLGVVDLADGFAASLREELDYTVELENTLALRAALARGAVGEPLPDADGAEPTAGPRVRVPEVYPELSGTTLLVMERLDGVPVGRAADVLAGLDDAVRADLASRLLTATLEQVLVAGTFHADLHPGNVLVTDDGRLGLLDMGSVGRLGEPERLALAAVLLAVDADDAVAATDALLELLDAPADLDVRRLERAVGQVIVRFRGAGASGAMFTALFRLVTDAGLAVPSQVAAAFRTFTSLEGTLRLIDPGFDLVAGARATAQPLVRRVVTPEGLRERATSLFLGLAPELERLPRRLAKITSDVEAGRLTVNVRSFAHPDDRAFVTGLVQQVVSTVIAAAAVVAAVVLVSADSGPELVEGLRLFAVLGAALGFVGTVLAVRVLVFAFRGAATGGRRP
- a CDS encoding LacI family DNA-binding transcriptional regulator, producing MPGPTLSEVARDAGVSLATASRAINGSANRTVRPDLRERVLASARRLGYSPDPSAQAMARGRTTSVGLVVHDIADPYFSSLAAGVADAADRDGLIVTLTSTRHSPERERAFVELMDRQRARAVVLGGGRLAEDADGALRGALERYRASGGGVSLVGQPLGDLPAVEIANAEGAADLARALHGLGYRAFGVLAGPGGHRTALDRARGFTEALSALGSPVAADAVVECPFTRDGGHGGMCELLDRVGQGLRGTGTPPVAVFAVNDVMAVGAMAAAREAGLRVPEDVAVAGFDDIVTLRDVTPGLTTVRIPLAEVGERALALALAAPDDEAAPQRVVVRGEVVLRESTPLL
- a CDS encoding ABC transporter ATP-binding protein, giving the protein MQIEDTYDGSRPVRTVTRLFAPQRGRLAAAALAFAVKHSPVWVIPALTATVIDVVVEHRPLRELWITGAIMLAVVAQNLPLHTLYVRWLSTAVRTVENGLRMALSRRLQELSIGYHRRVSAGVLQAKIVRDVENVVEASRTTFDSGMAALTTLVGAVVLTAVRVPEFLVVFALTVPAAAWLVVAMRRRMTTRNAAFRAEVENMSARVAEMTHLIPVTRAHALEERELDRMGSVLHRVREAGIRLDVVNGRFGALSWIVFQVLSVAGLVGAAWVAWTQTFAVSPGDVVMLSSYFVTLTASVTGLLSLAPIITKGLESVRSMGEVLGEPDVERNAGKRVLDHVEGRVAFEDVTFAYDDVPAPGEEPALAVDHLSLTARPGETVALVGASGSGKSTVLNMVIGFLAPTSGRVLVDGVDTATVDLRSYRRFLAVVPQESILFEGSVRDNVTYGSPDLTDAAVERALRDANAWDFVTEMGGLDAVIGQRGGRLSGGQRQRLAIARALVRDPRVLVLDEATSALDTTSERLVQEALGRLMRGRTTFVVAHRLSTVRGADRIVVMDHGRVVEVGSHDELVAAGGTYASMHATPAA
- a CDS encoding universal stress protein, with the translated sequence MRGVIVGVDGSEESGGALDWALREAADRSVPLTAALAFESRQGPSDGPDAAADEKRALVQEWLDAARARTGLAADAVTATALAERGSPAAVLLALAQPGTAQPVQDDVRPDPGDGDDADLLVVGRCGRGRLGRMVLGSVPTAVVQHATVPVTVVRGTPDVRHDHARPVVVGVDGSSTSVQALRHGADVARRTGATLEALFYWQIVSLAPLPDSWGWTPPIDDYEKFASQKLDATLEAAAVDLPDDRVVRSVKHVHAAKGIIEASSHAERLVLGNRGVGGFDRLLLGSVSRHAVEYAHCPVTVVRPPDATHPSGTHDG